The Vicia villosa cultivar HV-30 ecotype Madison, WI linkage group LG1, Vvil1.0, whole genome shotgun sequence genome includes a region encoding these proteins:
- the LOC131618018 gene encoding protein SIEVE ELEMENT OCCLUSION B-like: MITMPRSECYVHQTTMWILQHLKTYSWDAKALVALAAFTLEYGNHLYLTDASTSDQLVNTLKQLNQIQNRKVTVPVTDLVGLIMEVFQHIHEWATWSGVGYDTLEVPSLSDALVDIPVAVYWIITSIVAATGNIIGVSDYSLSDFKERLSLVDSKLKEHLKLGKGEIDSVEEYLKRKKAISNPKDIVDFLKLLIQHNGDNLIIYDGNTKSKADIEVLTEKYVLVFISSLNEVEDEILLLNSIYNRLQDNPQEVIKGFKKEDFKILWIPVWDSHDQKIKFDHLKNKIKFYAVEYFSEVPGIRLIREHLNYWDKPIVPVLSPLGEIMNDDAMDLIFQRGIDAFPFRKKDGYDLTQKWKWFWDATKRVNLGIQVKGDRYIFIYGGGDKKWIQDLTLALEKTKRHETILRADAIIEHYHLGKDEPKIVPRFWIEIESKRLKKHQDALDCEIQDIVKSLLCLKQDPRGWAILTKGYNVKILGHGEPMYETLADFDVWKEKVLQKEGFDIAFREYHETKVKDTNVRQPCEVINVDNNNSINGNVIATIKCPNPTCGRVMDVSYVNYKCYHHDIDTPQNGKI, translated from the exons ATGATAACAATGCCTCGTAGCGAATGTTATGTACACCAAACAACAATGTGGATTCTTCAACACCTGAAAACCTATTCATGGGATGCAAAAGCACTTGTTGCTCTAGCTGCTTTCACTTTGGAATATGGAAACCATTTGTACCTCACTGATGCTTCAACTTCAGATCAACTTGTGAACACTTTGAAACAGctgaatcaaattcaaaacagaaAGGTCACTGTTCCTGTTACAGATTTGGTGGGTTTGATAATGGAAGTGTTTCAGCATATTCATGAGTGGGCCACTTGGTCTGGTGTTGGTTACGATACTCTTGAAGTTCCTTCTTTGTCGGATGCATTGGTAGATATCCCTGTTGCTGTTTATTGGATAATCACCTCCATTGTTGCTGCTACTGGAAACATCATTGGTGTATC GGACTATTCATTGTCAGATTTTAAAGAGAGGCTTTCTTTGGTTGATTCTAAACTGAAGGAACATTTGAAGCTGGGCAAAGGAGAAATAG ATTCTGTTGAAGAATACTTGAAGCGCAAGAAAGCAATATCCAATCCTAAAGatattgtagatttcttgaagctTTTGATCCAACACAATGGAGATAATCTTATAATATATGATGGCAACACCAAATCTAAAGCG GATATTGAAGTGTTGACAGAGAAATATGTGTTGGTGTTCATTTCAAGCCTCAACGAAGTTGAAGATGAGATTCTGCTTTTGAATTCTATCTATAACAGACTGCAAGACAATCCACAAGAAGTAATAAAAGGTTTCAAAAAAGAGGATTTCAAGATTCTGTGGATCCCCGTCTGGGACAGCCACGACCAGAAGATCAAATTCGATCATTTGAAAAACAAGATCAAATTTTATGCAGTGGAGTATTTTTCTGAGGTACCAGGCATTAGACTCATAAGAGAGCATTTGAATTATTGGGATAAGCCTATTGTTCCAGTGTTGAGCCCTTtaggtgaaataatgaatgaTGATGCAATGGACTTGATTTTTCAACGGGGGATAGATGCATTCCCTTTTAGGAAAAAGGACGGTTATGACCTTACTCAAAAATGGAAGTGGTTCTGGGATGCTACAAAGAGAGTCAATCTTGGAATACAG GTGAAAGGGGATAGATACATCTTCATCTATGGAGGTGGTGACAAAAAATGGATTCAAGACTTGACATTAGCATTGGAGAAAACAAAAAGGCATGAAACTATCTTGAGGGCAGATGCTATAATAGAACACTATCATTTGGGAAAAGATGAGCCCAAGATTGTTCCTCGTTTTTGGATTGAAATAGAAAGCAAGAGACTTAAAAAGCACCAAGATGCTCTCGACTGTGAGATTCAAGATATTGTGAAGAGCTTGCTATGTCTGAAACAAGATCCACGAGGTTGGGCTATTCTGACCAAAGGGTACAATGTTAAGATTTTGGGTCATGGTGAACCTATGTATGAAACATTGGCTGATTTTGATGTATGGAAAGAGAAAGTGCTTCAAAAAGAAGGGTTTGATATTGCTTTCAGAGAATATCATGAGACAAAGGTTAAAGATACAAATGTTCGGCAGCCATGTGAAGTTATCAATgttgataataataatagtattaatgGAAATGTTATAGCTACTATAAAATGTCCAAATCCTACTTGTGGCCGTGTGATGGATGTGTCATATGTTAATTACAAGTGCTACCACCATGATATTGATACTCCACAAAATGGGAAGATCTGA